A region from the Citrobacter koseri ATCC BAA-895 genome encodes:
- the hupB gene encoding nucleoid-associated protein HU-beta: MNKSQLIDKIAAGADISKAAAGRALDAIIASVTESLKEGDDVALVGFGTFAVKERAARTGRNPQTGKEITIAAAKVPGFRAGKALKDAVN; the protein is encoded by the coding sequence GTGAATAAATCTCAACTGATCGACAAAATTGCTGCAGGGGCTGATATCTCTAAGGCTGCGGCTGGACGTGCGTTAGATGCAATTATTGCTTCTGTCACTGAATCACTGAAAGAAGGTGATGATGTAGCGCTGGTAGGTTTTGGTACTTTTGCTGTTAAAGAGCGTGCTGCCCGTACTGGTCGCAACCCGCAAACAGGTAAAGAGATCACCATCGCCGCCGCTAAAGTGCCGGGTTTCCGTGCAGGTAAAGCGCTGAAAGACGCGGTAAACTAA